In Magnetospirillum sp. XM-1, a single window of DNA contains:
- a CDS encoding ABC transporter ATP-binding protein has protein sequence MHQRPIAGLPLVSLEAVHLNLASLAGEVNVLDGIDLEVVAGETVGVVGPSGSGKSTLLMIMAGLERPTSGRVSVGGTDFSGLDEDGLARFRRDRIGIVFQSFHLIPTMTALENVAVPLELAGHADPFGAAQEELGRVGLGKRLSHYPGQLSGGEQQRVALARAFVMRPTLLLADEPTGNLDGATGRAVMDLLFDLNARFGTALVLVTHDDHLAARCGRVVRVEDGKIRS, from the coding sequence ATGCATCAGCGTCCCATCGCCGGCCTTCCCTTGGTTTCGCTGGAAGCCGTCCACCTCAACTTGGCGAGCCTGGCGGGCGAGGTCAATGTTCTCGATGGCATCGACCTGGAGGTGGTCGCCGGCGAGACGGTGGGCGTGGTCGGACCGTCGGGCTCGGGCAAGTCCACCCTGCTGATGATCATGGCCGGGCTGGAACGCCCCACCTCGGGCCGGGTGAGCGTGGGCGGCACCGATTTCTCGGGCCTGGACGAGGACGGGCTGGCGCGCTTTCGCCGCGACCGCATCGGCATCGTCTTTCAGAGCTTTCACCTGATTCCCACCATGACGGCGCTGGAGAACGTGGCGGTGCCACTCGAACTGGCCGGCCATGCCGATCCCTTCGGGGCGGCCCAGGAGGAGCTGGGCCGGGTCGGGCTGGGCAAGCGCCTGTCCCATTATCCCGGCCAGCTGTCGGGCGGCGAGCAGCAGCGTGTCGCCCTGGCCCGCGCCTTCGTGATGCGCCCCACCCTGCTGCTGGCCGACGAGCCCACCGGCAACCTGGACGGGGCCACGGGGCGCGCCGTGATGGATTTGCTGTTCGACCTGAACGCCCGCTTCGGCACCGCCTTGGTGCTGGTCACCCACGACGACCATCTGGCGGCGCGGTGCGGAAGGGTGGTGCGGGTCGAGGACGGGAAGATCCGGTCATGA
- a CDS encoding arylesterase, which translates to MAQAAPAIRILALGDSLTAGFGLAPEEAFPARLERALKAEGRDVSLINAGVSGDTTAGGKARLDWALAAKPQLAILELGANDGLRGLDPKLTHANLDSILKRFKAAGVPVLLAGMLAPPNYGKDFEAEFKAVFARLAVEHDVVFYPFFLDGVAGDARLCLPDGLHPNAKGVDVIVERILPSVRKLLERGKP; encoded by the coding sequence ATGGCCCAGGCAGCCCCCGCCATCCGCATCCTGGCCTTGGGCGATTCGCTCACCGCCGGCTTCGGCCTGGCGCCGGAAGAGGCGTTTCCCGCCCGGCTGGAGCGCGCGCTGAAAGCCGAGGGCCGCGACGTCAGCCTGATCAATGCCGGCGTGTCGGGCGACACCACCGCCGGGGGGAAGGCGCGCCTCGACTGGGCGCTGGCCGCCAAACCCCAGCTCGCCATCCTCGAACTGGGGGCCAATGACGGGCTGCGCGGCCTCGACCCCAAACTGACCCACGCCAATCTGGACTCCATCCTGAAGCGGTTCAAGGCGGCGGGCGTCCCCGTGCTGCTGGCCGGCATGCTGGCGCCGCCCAATTACGGCAAGGATTTCGAGGCCGAGTTCAAGGCGGTGTTCGCCCGCCTGGCCGTCGAGCACGACGTGGTGTTCTATCCCTTCTTCCTGGACGGCGTGGCCGGCGATGCCCGCCTTTGCCTGCCCGACGGCCTGCACCCCAACGCCAAGGGGGTGGACGTGATCGTCGAGCGCATCCTGCCCTCCGTCCGCAAGCTGCTGGAAAGGGGAAAGCCATGA
- the thpR gene encoding RNA 2',3'-cyclic phosphodiesterase, producing MIRLFVGIGFDADLTARICRLQRGLPGARWTEPANLHLTLRFIGEVEEDLAEEIHHNLAALAEAPFALTLTGLGLFGDRHQAHTMWLGVERSDALSRLAARVDSAVVQAGAKPEPRKFNPHVTLARLKDTPPGRLQDFIDATGHFREEHVAVERFTLFRSTLGRQGAQYDALEHYPLG from the coding sequence GTGATCCGCCTGTTCGTCGGCATCGGCTTCGACGCGGATCTGACGGCGCGCATCTGCCGGCTGCAGCGGGGCCTGCCCGGCGCCCGCTGGACCGAGCCCGCCAACCTGCACCTGACGCTGCGCTTCATCGGCGAGGTGGAAGAAGATTTGGCCGAGGAGATCCACCACAATCTCGCCGCCCTGGCCGAGGCGCCCTTCGCCCTGACGCTGACCGGGCTGGGCCTGTTCGGCGACCGTCATCAGGCCCATACGATGTGGCTGGGCGTCGAGCGCTCCGACGCCCTGTCGCGCCTTGCCGCCCGCGTCGATTCCGCCGTCGTGCAGGCGGGCGCCAAGCCCGAGCCGCGCAAGTTCAATCCCCACGTCACCCTGGCCCGGCTCAAGGACACCCCGCCGGGGCGGCTGCAGGATTTCATCGACGCCACCGGCCATTTCCGCGAGGAGCATGTGGCGGTGGAGCGCTTCACCCTGTTTCGCAGCACGCTGGGCCGCCAGGGCGCCCAATACGACGCGCTGGAGCATTACCCGCTGGGGTGA
- a CDS encoding DUF2189 domain-containing protein, with protein sequence MAVTDTASSQAAPVRQEKVRAVTMAQVLGWVAAGWRDMRAAARLSLLYGATFVAAGLLLTGGLALAGMEYLITPLVEGFMLVAPLLALGLYEISRRLERGEPLEWRPILLCWRPNRFHMMTAGLIYMLYLMIWARLAVIIFAVCLPNQPTDWRSLLDVLPTLDGIAFIVTSTIFGGALATLAFATNVVTLPAMLDRRTDFFAGAALSVMAVARNPGPMLLWAALLAGITGLGLALGLVGLVIALPVAGHASWHAYRDLVVPELS encoded by the coding sequence ATGGCCGTCACCGACACCGCTTCATCCCAGGCCGCTCCCGTCCGGCAGGAAAAGGTCCGCGCCGTCACCATGGCCCAGGTGCTGGGCTGGGTGGCCGCCGGCTGGCGCGACATGCGGGCCGCCGCCCGCCTCAGCCTGCTCTACGGCGCGACCTTCGTGGCGGCCGGGCTTCTGCTTACCGGCGGGCTGGCCCTGGCCGGGATGGAATACCTGATCACCCCCCTGGTCGAGGGCTTCATGCTCGTGGCGCCGCTGCTGGCGCTCGGCCTTTACGAGATTTCGCGGCGCCTCGAACGGGGCGAGCCCCTGGAATGGCGGCCGATCCTTCTCTGCTGGCGGCCCAACCGCTTCCACATGATGACCGCCGGGCTGATCTACATGCTCTATCTGATGATCTGGGCCCGTCTGGCGGTGATCATCTTCGCCGTCTGCCTGCCCAACCAGCCCACCGACTGGCGTTCGCTGCTCGACGTGCTGCCCACCCTGGACGGAATCGCCTTCATCGTCACCAGCACCATCTTCGGCGGCGCGCTGGCCACCCTGGCCTTCGCCACCAACGTGGTGACCCTGCCCGCCATGCTGGACCGGCGCACTGATTTCTTCGCCGGCGCGGCGCTGTCGGTCATGGCGGTGGCCCGCAATCCCGGCCCCATGCTGCTGTGGGCCGCCCTGCTGGCCGGGATCACCGGGCTCGGCCTCGCCCTCGGGCTGGTGGGCCTGGTGATCGCCCTGCCGGTGGCGGGACACGCCAGCTGGCACGCCTATCGCGATCTGGTGGTGCCGGAATTGAGTTGA
- a CDS encoding Bax inhibitor-1/YccA family protein translates to MAFGTDRRYMSAAQAEAAQIDVGLRQYMLSVYNYMASALALTGIVAWVIASVPALTAIAVYSPLKWVFMLAPLGLVFFLGARIDSMRASTASTLFWVYAGLMGASLASVFLVFTGASVARVFFISAAAFAGLSLYGYTTKKDLSGFGSFLIMGVWGLLIAGIVNIFLASPMLHFVMSAAGVLIFAGLTAYDTQNIKQMYWEGDHSEIAQKKAVFGALQLYMDFINLFMFLLQFMGVRRDE, encoded by the coding sequence ATGGCTTTCGGAACAGACCGCAGATATATGAGTGCCGCCCAGGCGGAGGCTGCTCAGATCGACGTTGGTCTGCGGCAGTACATGCTGAGCGTGTACAACTACATGGCCTCGGCCCTGGCTCTTACCGGCATCGTCGCCTGGGTGATCGCCAGCGTCCCCGCGCTCACCGCCATCGCCGTCTACTCGCCGCTCAAGTGGGTGTTCATGCTGGCCCCGCTGGGTCTGGTGTTCTTCCTGGGCGCCAGGATCGACAGCATGCGCGCCTCGACCGCCTCGACCCTGTTCTGGGTCTATGCCGGCCTGATGGGCGCTTCGCTGGCCTCGGTGTTCCTGGTGTTCACCGGCGCGTCGGTGGCCCGGGTGTTCTTCATCTCGGCGGCTGCCTTCGCGGGCTTGAGCCTCTATGGCTACACCACCAAGAAGGACCTGTCGGGCTTCGGCAGCTTCCTGATCATGGGCGTGTGGGGCCTCCTGATCGCAGGCATCGTCAACATCTTCCTCGCCAGCCCCATGCTGCACTTCGTGATGAGCGCCGCCGGCGTGCTGATCTTCGCGGGTCTCACCGCCTACGACACCCAGAACATCAAGCAGATGTACTGGGAGGGCGACCACTCCGAGATCGCCCAGAAGAAGGCGGTGTTCGGCGCCCTGCAGCTCTACATGGACTTCATCAACCTGTTCATGTTCCTGCTGCAGTTCATGGGCGTGCGCCGCGACGAGTAG
- a CDS encoding ABC transporter permease, giving the protein MIKLAATFARRELRGGLKGFRVLVACLALGVAAIAGAGSLRAAFDAALAEDARALLGGDLDIRQTHQPFEADMLAALSGLGRITRGVEMRAMVQVDDNARRSLVEMKGVDEAYPLVGALELAPSVSSPFAFHDGEWGAAAEGNLLDRLGLKVGDAVKVGDAVLRIRAVIAKEPDRVATALSFGPRLMVANGAVEATGLIRPGSLVRHTLRLLLPPGNDPAAAKADLARRFPESPWQVRDVAEASPGVGRFLDTMASFLSLVGLTALLVGGIGVANAVKAYLDGRIGTIATLKCLGAPSGLIFTTYFLLVGLLAGFGILLGLAAGAALVPLVAGLGAERIPLALKVGLYSRPLAVAAGFGALSALVFTLWPLARAKAVPAALLFRRLVAPEAGPVGKPIWAALILSGGGLAALAVTTAANRPLAAWFVVAAAATLVLFRLLAGGLARAAAVLATRHGKAAGPTWRMALANLHRPGSAVVGMVLSLGLGLSVLVTIALVEGNLAAQFGERLPEQAPSFYFIDVQPDQVDELEKVVRDTDPAAILSKASMVRGRISSIGGVPVGQAKIAPEAEWAARGDRGLSSAAALPEGTRLVSGKWWAGDYQGPPLASVDAAVAKGFGLKVGDRLGLNVLGREIEVEVASLRQIDWSNLSMNFAFLLSPGVLDGAPHTYIATLRTQPSMDAVVEKAVTDRLPNVSSIRVKEALDAVKAIIAEADLAVRLAGLMTLAAGALVLAGAVMAGHRRRVWEAVVLKVVGATRAQLWRAHLAEFTLIGLVTGLAAALVGSLAARAILIHVMKTDWVFLPGATLLTLVACMAASLLAGFIGTWQALGAKTAPLLRNE; this is encoded by the coding sequence ATGATCAAACTGGCCGCCACATTCGCCCGGCGCGAGCTGCGCGGCGGGCTGAAGGGCTTCCGGGTGCTGGTGGCCTGCCTCGCCCTGGGCGTGGCGGCCATCGCCGGAGCCGGGTCGCTGCGCGCCGCCTTCGACGCGGCGCTGGCCGAGGATGCCCGCGCCCTGCTGGGCGGCGATCTCGACATCCGCCAGACCCACCAGCCCTTCGAGGCGGACATGCTGGCGGCGCTGTCCGGCCTGGGCCGGATCACCCGGGGCGTCGAGATGCGGGCCATGGTCCAGGTGGACGACAACGCCCGGCGCTCGCTGGTGGAGATGAAGGGCGTCGACGAGGCCTATCCCCTGGTGGGGGCGCTGGAATTGGCCCCCTCCGTCTCATCACCCTTCGCCTTCCATGACGGCGAATGGGGCGCGGCCGCCGAAGGCAATCTGCTGGACCGCCTGGGGCTCAAGGTGGGCGACGCGGTGAAGGTCGGCGACGCCGTCTTACGCATCCGGGCGGTGATCGCCAAGGAGCCCGACCGGGTGGCCACGGCGCTATCCTTCGGTCCCCGGCTGATGGTGGCCAACGGCGCGGTCGAGGCCACCGGGTTGATCCGCCCCGGTTCGCTGGTGCGCCATACCCTGCGTCTTCTGTTGCCCCCGGGAAACGACCCGGCGGCGGCCAAGGCCGATCTGGCCCGGCGCTTCCCCGAGTCCCCCTGGCAGGTGCGTGACGTGGCCGAGGCCTCGCCCGGGGTTGGGCGCTTCCTCGACACCATGGCCTCGTTCCTGTCCCTGGTGGGACTGACCGCCCTGCTGGTGGGCGGCATCGGCGTGGCCAACGCGGTGAAGGCCTATCTCGACGGCCGCATCGGCACCATCGCCACCCTGAAATGCCTGGGCGCGCCTTCGGGGCTGATCTTCACCACCTATTTCCTGCTGGTGGGCCTGCTGGCCGGGTTCGGCATCCTTCTCGGGCTGGCGGCGGGGGCCGCTTTGGTGCCGCTGGTGGCCGGGCTGGGGGCGGAGCGCATTCCCCTGGCGCTGAAGGTGGGGCTTTATTCCCGCCCGCTGGCGGTCGCCGCCGGGTTCGGGGCGCTGTCCGCCCTGGTCTTCACCCTGTGGCCCCTGGCCCGCGCCAAGGCGGTGCCCGCCGCGCTGCTGTTCCGCCGGCTGGTGGCGCCGGAAGCCGGGCCGGTGGGCAAGCCGATCTGGGCGGCCCTGATCCTGTCCGGCGGCGGGCTGGCGGCGCTGGCCGTGACGACCGCCGCCAACCGCCCCCTGGCCGCCTGGTTCGTGGTCGCGGCGGCCGCCACCCTGGTGCTGTTCCGCCTGCTGGCCGGAGGGCTGGCGCGGGCGGCTGCGGTGCTGGCGACGCGTCACGGCAAGGCGGCGGGGCCCACTTGGCGCATGGCCCTGGCCAACCTGCACCGCCCCGGCTCGGCGGTGGTGGGCATGGTGCTGTCGCTGGGCCTGGGGCTTTCGGTGCTGGTGACCATCGCCCTGGTGGAAGGCAACCTGGCCGCCCAGTTCGGCGAAAGGCTGCCCGAACAGGCGCCGTCCTTCTACTTCATCGACGTGCAGCCCGATCAGGTGGACGAGCTGGAAAAGGTGGTGCGGGACACCGACCCGGCCGCAATCCTGTCCAAGGCCTCCATGGTCAGAGGCCGCATCTCCTCCATCGGCGGCGTGCCGGTGGGCCAAGCCAAGATCGCGCCCGAGGCGGAATGGGCGGCCAGGGGCGACCGCGGCCTGTCCTCGGCCGCCGCGCTGCCCGAAGGCACGCGGCTGGTTTCGGGCAAGTGGTGGGCCGGGGATTACCAGGGGCCGCCCTTAGCCTCGGTGGACGCCGCCGTGGCCAAGGGCTTCGGCCTCAAGGTCGGCGACCGTCTGGGCCTCAACGTGCTGGGCCGCGAGATCGAGGTGGAGGTGGCAAGCCTGCGCCAGATCGACTGGTCGAATCTGTCCATGAACTTCGCCTTCCTGCTGTCGCCCGGGGTTCTGGACGGCGCGCCGCATACCTATATCGCCACGCTGCGCACCCAACCGTCCATGGACGCGGTGGTGGAAAAGGCGGTGACGGATCGATTGCCCAATGTCTCCTCCATCCGGGTCAAGGAGGCGCTGGACGCGGTCAAGGCCATCATCGCCGAGGCCGATCTGGCGGTACGTCTGGCCGGTCTGATGACGCTGGCGGCCGGCGCCCTGGTGCTGGCCGGCGCGGTGATGGCCGGGCATCGCCGCCGGGTGTGGGAGGCGGTGGTGCTGAAAGTGGTGGGGGCGACGAGGGCGCAGCTGTGGCGGGCCCATCTGGCCGAATTCACCCTGATCGGGCTGGTCACCGGGCTGGCCGCCGCCCTGGTGGGCTCGCTGGCGGCGCGCGCCATCCTGATCCACGTCATGAAGACCGACTGGGTGTTCCTGCCCGGCGCCACCTTGCTGACGCTGGTCGCCTGCATGGCGGCCTCGCTGCTGGCAGGTTTCATCGGGACCTGGCAGGCCCTTGGGGCTAAGACCGCCCCATTACTAAGGAATGAATGA
- a CDS encoding FIST C-terminal domain-containing protein yields MKADPAPSLAPFSVAHAKGNHWGTTAKACLDGLGPLPPGANFGFLYATEPFAPNLSSLLTFLRETTRIEHWVGGVAPGLCVGGEEIRDEGAVAAMIGRLPPDQFRVFIGDAGDWSKRHFPCVGLVHGDPRDPDVPQAIVDLAAEAGYLAGGLMSAAGPAAQLAGIATDGGLAGVLLGSGIEVLTGMTQGCSPLGGIHTVTESWQGVVMALDGRPALDVLKEEVGELLARDLRRIAGYIHVGLPVEGDDSHDYQVRTLIGIDPNQGWIAIGDHVEEGGRLMFVRRDANAARMDMKRMLDGMKERLDGRSIRAGIYVSCTGRGEHMFGHQGAEPELLHAVLGDFPLIGFFANGEISRDHLYGFTGVLALLPEPKP; encoded by the coding sequence ATGAAAGCCGACCCTGCCCCTTCGCTCGCCCCCTTCAGCGTCGCCCATGCCAAGGGCAACCATTGGGGAACCACCGCCAAGGCCTGTCTCGACGGCCTCGGGCCGCTGCCGCCCGGCGCCAATTTCGGCTTTCTCTACGCCACCGAGCCCTTCGCCCCCAATCTGTCCTCGCTCTTGACCTTCCTGCGCGAGACCACCCGCATCGAGCATTGGGTGGGCGGCGTGGCCCCCGGCCTGTGCGTCGGCGGCGAGGAAATCCGCGACGAAGGCGCGGTGGCCGCCATGATCGGCCGCCTGCCCCCCGACCAGTTCCGGGTGTTCATCGGCGACGCCGGCGACTGGAGCAAGCGGCACTTCCCCTGCGTCGGGCTGGTCCACGGCGATCCCCGCGACCCCGATGTGCCCCAGGCCATCGTCGACCTGGCCGCCGAGGCCGGGTACCTGGCCGGCGGCCTGATGAGCGCGGCGGGACCGGCGGCGCAATTGGCCGGCATCGCCACCGATGGCGGGCTGGCCGGAGTGCTGCTCGGCTCCGGCATCGAGGTGCTGACCGGCATGACCCAGGGCTGCTCGCCCTTGGGCGGCATCCACACCGTCACCGAATCCTGGCAGGGCGTGGTGATGGCCCTGGACGGCCGCCCGGCGCTCGACGTGCTGAAGGAGGAAGTGGGCGAATTGCTGGCCCGCGACCTGCGCCGCATCGCCGGCTACATCCATGTGGGCCTGCCGGTGGAAGGCGACGACAGCCACGACTATCAGGTCCGCACCCTGATCGGCATCGACCCCAACCAGGGCTGGATCGCCATCGGCGACCATGTGGAGGAAGGGGGCCGGCTGATGTTCGTGCGCCGTGACGCCAACGCGGCGCGCATGGACATGAAGCGCATGCTGGACGGAATGAAGGAGCGCCTGGACGGCCGCTCCATCCGGGCGGGAATCTACGTCTCGTGCACGGGGCGCGGCGAACACATGTTCGGCCATCAGGGCGCCGAGCCGGAATTGCTGCACGCGGTGCTGGGCGATTTCCCGCTGATCGGCTTCTTCGCCAACGGCGAGATCAGCCGCGACCACCTTTACGGCTTCACCGGCGTGCTGGCCCTGCTGCCGGAGCCCAAGCCGTGA